In Euphorbia lathyris chromosome 10, ddEupLath1.1, whole genome shotgun sequence, the DNA window attgggtgaaatttcaccaatttaaACAAGCCTAAATAACATCATTTTGGATAGGTTAATGGCGAAATAATGTTGTAAGCCCAATAATAATACTAACACAATTAAACTATGTACTTTTGCGTCTGAAACCTACAAAACTAAAGTTTCTTCATAAGCTTTTATAATCGAGtctgttcatgaacattataatcaaaCTTGTTCAAACCCTGCAACTGAGCTTGCCTGTGAACTTTCGAGCCGAGTTTCGCTATGCTAAAGCTCGGTTTGTTTATAAAACGAGCCTCAACACCACTCGTTTATAAATTGACCTGTTATCGAGCTACTCAGCTCATTTACGGTCCTAATTGAGATCTTAAAATGAAGATAAGATGAATAATGGTAtggcttaatttataaaatgtagGATGCAGAGAGCATAAAGATAGAGCATGAGAAGAAGGTGGGAATAGTGAGGAAGCTAGAAGTAAAGAGAGGTGATTATGTGAAGACAGAAAAGACAAAGAAAGAAGTAGAGAAATTAGAATCAGAAATGACAGTAGCTGCACAAGCAATTGAGACTACTTCTGCTGAAATCATCAAATTGAGAGAAACTGAACTGTTTCCTCAACTTATTGACCTTGTAAAAGGGTTagtatctcttcttctttctgaCTTCTATTTTTGATAATCAATTCAATTTTTTCACGTGATTTCACTTTCCATTTCTAGGAGGCCTAGTGGATACATTATTATTGTCCTTCCATATAATTAATACAATGCCCCCACTCTATAGTATTGTTGTGCAAGTGCATGCCCATAGTTTCCTTATTTTGCTACTGCTTTTGCTTCATGCGGTACTGTAGTTTTGCAATTTTTGTTTTGGGACTTTGGAGAAATTTTAAGTCCAGATAATGGTACGTGAAAGCAATTTTAGGCCTGAGTAATAGAACTTCGACTCTTACCCGAGTCTAGAGGGAGAGGCAAGGAGCACAGGGTGGCAGCGTGCTTGGCAGCTAGGAACCACCCTGCCCACCCCTCCTTCATATATACGGGGTGTTGATTGCAGCCCCAACTGATAAAGGATTGAGCTTTTTTTCTCAACCTAGGACATCAAATGGTGTCGTTTTGGCCTAAGTAGGGTCAagatatcttttttttttttttttttttagtgcaGCCCTTATTTTTTGCACCCTCTCCACAACTTTCTGAGCCCAAAATAGCTTCATGTTGAAAATGTTGAGTATAGAATtttacgggtaaattacacccgtGGCATTGAACTTTACCAATTTTCGTGGTAAGGCCACTTAACTTCAAAATGtaagccactgaactttacactttattACACCCgtgaccactaaacttcaatcaacGACTCAAAatggcctcaaaataaaaaaaaaaaaaaattcaagaatcaATGATATTATGAGcaagtttaattcttgattttttttgttttgaggttatttaggtgttgtttggttagtaGAGAAACCATGGATTTTTAGAGACAGAAAACTCCAAAAttggtgattttgaaaaataaaaagtatggtttcatggtaaatgtcgttgtgaacaattttaattcttgaagaTTTTTGGTGTTAGCTAAAGTTTAGTAGTCACGGGTGTagtaaaatgtaaagttcagtggtcataccgtgaAAATCGGTAAAGTTCAGTgcccataggtgtaatttacccaaaattttACTAGGAAGAGGTAGAGGTATGTTTGCAATAGCTCCACGTTGGAAACATTGATTGAGGATGAACTTTTACTATTTCGTCAGTGTATTtgtatttcttcaaaaaaacaaatttgGACTTTGTCCATTTTCTTTTTACTTCATGGATTGAgacaaatttaaaaatttatatttggcTGTTGAAAGCAGGATTACTCATGAATAAAATCTAATTACAATGGTGGGTCAAATATAAATAATTCTGGGACATGAGTGTCTCCTAAAGAAAAAAGTCAATTTTCTATAGCTTTGACTGCTTTTTACAGGATTCTTCTTCACTTCCCTCTCTTCACTTTAGTTTCAAAGGTACTATCACTTATGCAAGGACCCGCTAGTGAATGAATGAGTTGGACCCTCAATTCAGGATTCTTCTTCACTTCCCTCTCTTCACTTTAGTTTCAAAGGTACTATCACTTATGCAAGGACCCGCTAGTGAATGAATGAGTTGGACCCTCAATTCACTTTTAAACATGTGTATTGTGATCCcacttaataaataaaatagtgggGTTTCTTATAATATTTGTGGGTAAATGTTCCACATGTCATAATATGTATGAAAAGTCATCCATTTGACATGAAGAACATAGTGATTCTAATAATTTCCCTAATCTTGAGGTTAGTGTTCTAAAAATCCGCGTAGGTCGCATTCTAGGTGGAGATTTTCACAGCACCGTACTGATTTTCTCAAATCGGACTGTATAAACCGATTTTTTTGCCATTTGGACTGATCCAGGTGAACCTAAGGGATCCTTTAAAAAAATTGGTCATCGAGATTTATGTcagttttttcaattttaaataaaatattaaataacctaaaactagaaaaaaaaaacctaaaattatCATAATCTTATTTTGGAAGATATTAATATTATCTTATTTTTTaagatattaatattattttatctttgaAGATATTAATACTATTTTGTTGgcaaacttttatttttttaaggacactaatataataaatattaaaatatatatatatatatatattattttagatcttttatattttaattttacatagtataattcatattttaattgtatttataaaaaaaatacaaatccgattaattttTCCGAGTAATTTCGGAGGCTTTGTCCCCTGACTAGCGCCTCTACAAAAGTTATGACTTTCTTTGAGTTCATACTTAACAACACTTTTCTTGATTAATTTGTCTTACTTGAGGAGACAATATTTTGACTTTCTTGATTACATTGTTTTTGGTAGTCATGTCGTGGGGTGGGCCAGATATATGATTTTGATGTCATCTAggaaatataaatatatgtgcCAACCTTTTTTCTGTAAATTATTTCTATTGATTTGATGCATTAAATATGAAGTACCAAATTGGATTTGCAGATTGATGTGTATGTGGAGAAGCATGTATGAGGCACACCAGGTCCAAACACACATAGTTCAGCAGCTCAAGTATCTCAACACCATTCCGTCTACAGAACCGACGTCTGAGATTCACCGTCAGTACACTCTTCAGCTCGAACTCGAGGTTCAGCAATGGCATCAATCATTCTGCAACCTCGTCAAAGCTCAGCGCGATTATATTCAGTCCCTCACCGGCTGGCTTCGTCTCAGTCTTTTCCAGTTCAGCAAAAACCCTCTTTCGAGACCGTGTCAGGAGTCTCAAATTTACTCGCTTTGCGAAGAATGGCATCATGCTGTTGATCGGATTCCGGACAAAGTAGCATCCGAAGGAATTAAGAGCTTCCTCACTGTTATACATGCCATTGTAGTTCAACAAGGAGAAGAGcataagcaaaagaagaaagcaGAATCAGCATTCAAGGAGTTTGAGAAAAAGGCAGGCGAGCTTCGGTCGCTTGAAAGCAAGTACGGACCTTGCTCAATGCCTGATGGTAACACGAGAGGCAAAAGCAAGGATCCTGTGACGGAGAAGCGAAATAAGGTTGAAATATTGAGAGCTAAGGCGGAGGAGGAGAAAAATAAGCATGAAAAATCAGTGAGCATAACGAGAGCGATGACACTTAATAATCTGCAGATGGGGTTTCCGCATGTTTTTCAGGCGATCGTTGGATTTTCGAGCGTGTGTATGCAAGCGTTCGAATCGGTATACAACCAAGCGAAAGGTAGTGAACCAGCTAAGGAGGTGAAAAGGATATTACAATGACTTCAGATTTCCCTGTATATAGATTGACATCCTATTTGCAAACTCCGGCCCCGACCGAGTGGTTGGGGAAAATTAGTCATGGCAGGCAGGCTGCAAGAATGGTTCCGAAACTCCTCCGGCTCCGGCCTAGAAATTTTGATTGATGTTGTTTTATGCCATCCTTGTTCTGCCTTGTGAATGTGtaatttttttctgttttcctTAGAAGTACAATGTTTTTCTTTAGAAGTATAAAGTTAATGTTTCTGTTGAAGaatgttggatcattttgaatcaagtcaagaaaaaagaaaagaaagtgcatttgatctctattatATTTGccttatttttcttttagtgatgattaaatcaaaatcattctcAATAGATGTTTCTTTGTGATTGGCATAATATCCATTTGAgtctctaaactaaagcttgaaAATCAATTAGtatcttaaactatcaaaatcactAATTAGGTCCTTAAAGtaagtaaaaatcattaatCGAGTCCCCATcttaagtaaaaatcatcaattgagtcatcATCGAAAGTTATTCGATTAAACAATTTCAAACTCTTTTCCCTAAAtctattttgaaccaacacaacGATCATTACAGTCCATACCAAGTAGTTACAGTTTCTATTATATTTgcccttttttcttttaat includes these proteins:
- the LOC136208269 gene encoding protein ALTERED PHOSPHATE STARVATION RESPONSE 1, which produces MGCCYSRLEREEMVSRCKARKRYMKQLVKARQAVSASHTMYLRSLRSTGSALLQFSNAEANLHLHHNHSHRHHLPPVLPSPPPLPPTPPPPPPPMSPSSDTWSTSITASPALPPPPPPPPPPQSSSWDFWDPFVPPPPSASRSEEEWEDVTTTTVSEVAVTATGTAASLTAPPSVMSGFSKETTGSVSGSELAMVVSRNSKDLIEIVKEVDEYFLKAADGGFQLSLLLEVPNPSFSAQNKGGKVYDHGCNLTNPSLWTWNSSQKMNGFGKMCDGNNVGGSHCSTVERLYAWEKKLFQEVKDAESIKIEHEKKVGIVRKLEVKRGDYVKTEKTKKEVEKLESEMTVAAQAIETTSAEIIKLRETELFPQLIDLVKGLMCMWRSMYEAHQVQTHIVQQLKYLNTIPSTEPTSEIHRQYTLQLELEVQQWHQSFCNLVKAQRDYIQSLTGWLRLSLFQFSKNPLSRPCQESQIYSLCEEWHHAVDRIPDKVASEGIKSFLTVIHAIVVQQGEEHKQKKKAESAFKEFEKKAGELRSLESKYGPCSMPDGNTRGKSKDPVTEKRNKVEILRAKAEEEKNKHEKSVSITRAMTLNNLQMGFPHVFQAIVGFSSVCMQAFESVYNQAKGSEPAKEVKRILQ